The proteins below are encoded in one region of Helicoverpa armigera isolate CAAS_96S chromosome 11, ASM3070526v1, whole genome shotgun sequence:
- the LOC110381931 gene encoding islet cell autoantigen 1, which produces MMQHQYWVTKKTVLKKLGTKEDECIVASDAELDAKLELFRSISDSCLQLQRVLDQYQERLCILAQEENSLGKFLRDAGKSADASGKHMISAGKAISYSGQQRLSVRGPLLRLYHEVETFRGRAVSDMRATVSAMEKARIEYRAALSWMKSTSAQLDPDTGRGLDNFRKAQRQVRESKKLFDKLTLDVLQKIDLLAAARCNMFSHVLSNYQGSFVTFATKVAQTLVATADTMNAAPQYEFCILKELSQNLGEGDAKQDVVPQDKDQMLFFQDEFKDENQENSSKPKVQNAKPKTDNEEEKQPSSEKEAKPSTSLNLIDTSYMESELNSGNAGILSELAGLQLDCGDPQGGFGTFLPSQLLQNSSSLLQGPMAPVSSNNNQAPKSPQNVSKPSPSTSIPKKEDKAAWFKLFAELDPLANPDNLPGSNSNHSHAA; this is translated from the exons ATGATGCAACATCAGTACTGGGTAACTAAAAAGACTGTGCTAAAAAAACTAGGAACCAAAGAAGATGAGTGTATTGTTGCGTCCGATGCCGAGCTTGATGCTAAATTGGAATTATTTCGATCAATATCAGACAGCTGCTTACAATTACAGCGAGTTTTGGACCAATATCAGGAAAGATTATGTATTTTGGCTCAAGAGGAGAATTCTTTAGGAAAATTCTTGCGCGATGCGGGGAAAAGTGCGGACGCATCCGGTAAACACATGATATCTGCGGGCAAAGCAATATCCTATTCAGGACAACAGCGGTTATCAGTGCGGGGGCCGCTTTTGAGGCTTTATCATGAAGTGGAGACGTTTCGAGGTCGCGCCGTGAGCGATATGCGGGCGACTGTATCGGCTATGGAGAAGGCTCGAATCGAGTACCGCGCTGCCCTAAGCTGGATGAAATCGACGAGCGCTCAGCTAGACCCCGATACAGGACGCGGCCTTGACAACTTCCGAAAGGCGCAGCGACAAGTACGCGAGAGTAAAAAACTCTTTGATAAACTGACACTGGATGTTCTGCAAAAA ATTGACCTTTTAGCGGCAGCAAGGTGCAACATGTTTTCCCACGTTCTATCAAACTACCAAGGTTCTTTCGTAACTTTTGCTACTAAAGTGGCTCAAACACTGGTTGCTACCGCGGACACTATGAATGCAGCACCACAGTATGAGTTTTGTATACTGAAGGAATTGTCCCAGAATTTGGGTGAGGGAGATGCCAAGCAAGATGTGGTGCCACAGGATAAAGACCAGATGCTGTTCTTCCAG GATGAATTCAAGGACGAAAATCAAGAAAACAGTAGCAAACCGAAAGTCCAAAACGCAAAACCTAAAACTGACAACGAAGAAGAGAAACAACCGTCCAGTGAGAAAGAAGCTAAGCCAAGCACATCATTGAACCTTATTGACACAAGCTATATGGAATCTGAGTTGAACAGCGGTAATGCGGGCATACTGTCTGAATTAGCTGGCCTGCAGTTGGACTGTGGTGATCCACAAGGAGGTTTTGGTACATTTTTACCTTCACAGTTGTTACAG AACTCATCCAGCTTACTGCAAGGTCCAATGGCTCCTGTCAGCAGCAACAACAATCAGGCACCGAAATCTCCTCAGAATGTCTCCAAGCCAAGTCCAAGTACATCCATCCCAAAGAAAGAGGACAAAGCTGCATGGTTCAAACTTTTTGCTGAATTAGATCCCCTTGCTAACCCCGATAACCTACCTGGATCAAACTCTAACCACAGCCATGCGgcttaa